One region of Candidatus Polarisedimenticolia bacterium genomic DNA includes:
- a CDS encoding 4'-phosphopantetheinyl transferase superfamily protein, with protein MLETLLPAEVRIRKLSEEVDPALLYPEEAACIAAAVPARRREFAQGRLCARRALADLEIRHFPLLAGKDRAPIWPPGVVGSLTHCGGICAAAVARADRIAGVGIDIESAEPLGDDLLRLVCVPAERARLDASPESSRGLRAKLLFSAKESVFKCFHPLTGVFLDFLDCEITIDDDAGDFIAVLSHPQLPETLRGTDLRGRFARDSRHLFTGIACPRP; from the coding sequence ATGCTTGAAACTCTCTTACCCGCCGAGGTCCGGATCCGCAAGCTCTCCGAGGAAGTGGACCCGGCGCTCCTCTATCCGGAAGAGGCCGCCTGCATCGCGGCTGCCGTGCCGGCGCGCCGCCGCGAGTTCGCCCAGGGACGGCTTTGCGCCCGCCGGGCGCTGGCCGATCTGGAAATCCGACACTTCCCTCTCCTCGCGGGAAAGGACCGCGCGCCGATCTGGCCCCCCGGCGTGGTCGGGAGCCTCACTCACTGCGGCGGGATCTGTGCCGCGGCGGTGGCCCGTGCCGATCGGATCGCCGGAGTTGGAATCGACATCGAGTCGGCGGAGCCGCTGGGCGACGACCTGCTTCGTCTCGTCTGCGTCCCTGCAGAGCGCGCCCGGCTGGACGCGTCTCCGGAAAGCTCCCGGGGCTTGCGTGCAAAGCTGCTGTTCAGCGCCAAGGAAAGCGTCTTCAAGTGCTTCCATCCCCTCACCGGGGTCTTCCTGGATTTTCTGGACTGCGAAATAACTATTGATGATGATGCGGGCGACTTCATCGCAGTCCTGAGTCATCCGCAGCTTCCGGAGACTTTGCGCGGGACTGACCTACGGGGTCGTTTCGCCCGCGATTCCCGTCACCTGTTCACTGGAATCGCCTGCCCCAGGCCCTAG
- a CDS encoding DUF4010 domain-containing protein, which translates to MEGALTGPLARLAAALLIGFLIGLDRERAEIRKHRHLFAGIRTFPLIALAGALSILLLDTVGPWLVIASFLMVSGVALISYLRISAEGNVGSTTEVAALATFLLGCLAGRGDLVLAGAAGVVVAVLLAAKPRLERFSRAITPEELAATLELAVISVIVLPLLPTRGYGPGEVLNPRDIWLVVVLVCALSFAGFVATRLLGEKRGLLFSGMAGGLVSSTAVTLAMSQRARAGQRAYRLIAAAVVLASGMMAIRMLALVGALKAKMIPRLAFPLLAMAAAAGLIALLLQRGSDRATSEDSTELRNPFSLKAALTFGLFYALTLVLLHVARKYLGTSGTFVAAALGGLVDVDAVTIALAHAGPAAEGGWRQPAAAVTLAAVVNTTVKAVIAMVSGAGRFRILAAGSLAAMAAVGLAAGLAVYLLF; encoded by the coding sequence ATGGAAGGGGCGCTCACAGGTCCGCTCGCCAGGCTGGCCGCCGCGCTGCTGATCGGGTTCCTCATCGGACTGGACCGGGAGCGGGCGGAGATCCGCAAGCACCGCCACCTGTTCGCCGGGATTCGCACTTTTCCTCTCATCGCGCTGGCCGGCGCCCTGTCGATCCTGCTCCTCGACACCGTCGGCCCCTGGCTGGTGATCGCCTCGTTCCTGATGGTCTCGGGCGTGGCGCTCATCTCCTACCTGCGGATCTCGGCCGAGGGGAACGTCGGCTCCACCACCGAGGTGGCTGCGCTGGCCACCTTCCTGCTCGGATGCCTTGCCGGCCGGGGAGATCTGGTGCTCGCGGGCGCCGCCGGCGTGGTCGTCGCGGTGCTCCTGGCGGCCAAGCCCCGCCTGGAAAGGTTCTCGCGCGCCATCACCCCGGAAGAGCTGGCGGCCACCCTCGAGCTGGCGGTCATCTCGGTCATCGTGCTCCCGCTGCTCCCGACGCGCGGCTACGGTCCCGGAGAAGTCCTCAATCCGCGTGACATCTGGCTCGTCGTGGTGCTGGTCTGCGCCCTGTCCTTCGCGGGATTCGTGGCGACCCGGCTGCTGGGCGAGAAGCGCGGACTGCTGTTCTCCGGCATGGCCGGGGGGCTGGTTTCCAGCACCGCCGTGACCCTGGCCATGTCGCAGCGGGCGCGGGCCGGCCAGCGGGCCTACCGGCTCATCGCCGCGGCGGTGGTGCTCGCCTCCGGCATGATGGCGATCCGGATGCTCGCCCTCGTGGGAGCCCTCAAGGCCAAAATGATCCCTCGTCTCGCGTTTCCGCTGCTCGCCATGGCGGCCGCGGCCGGACTCATCGCTTTGCTCCTCCAGAGAGGAAGCGATCGGGCCACATCGGAGGACTCCACCGAGCTGCGCAATCCGTTTTCACTGAAGGCGGCTCTCACCTTCGGACTGTTCTACGCGCTCACGCTGGTCCTGCTGCATGTGGCCAGGAAATACCTCGGCACGAGCGGTACCTTTGTCGCCGCGGCGCTCGGAGGCCTGGTCGATGTCGACGCCGTCACCATCGCGCTGGCGCACGCCGGCCCGGCGGCTGAGGGAGGATGGCGCCAGCCGGCGGCCGCCGTCACCCTGGCAGCGGTGGTCAACACCACGGTCAAGGCGGTGATCGCGATGGTTTCCGGAGCCGGCCGGTTCCGCATCCTGGCCGCCGGATCGCTGGCCGCCATGGCGGCGGTCGGCCTGGCGGCGGGTCTGGCCGTCTACCTGTTGTTTTAG
- a CDS encoding hybrid sensor histidine kinase/response regulator yields MSPRTSRSGGPVASLRSLLGKPLPLGTRLVLFGTLVTVTAVAVAFGLLSMEVRRQTRSHLAELLGQNQRTVLELQRRNQRELLWTSRLMTQSPTLRAAMETYESEMASSPERRADLLATIQTELDRIRSLLGKDLAAITDSQGDLLAVSTASPETPESDLGAASLERLLAGPTRMEGPETVVGRLGRHIYQMGCVPIVLQDFVIGSLSLGERLDEGFLTGLKDSLQSEVVLAAGPAILGSTLDSGRLGAVPASLSAARSGPEDDRAELLRLGEEEFVAASLSLGPDADGKPVTLVLLQSLTHAAASATRTLRDTLLACGLLALVLAGAAAWATSRSILRPFHRFVAFMRRVAQGNDHSLRFEESVGSPEVSTLNDAYNLLMESLQARERELLLHAREELDRVERLKESEKLASLGRMLAGAAHEINNPLTGVVGNLDLVLRGAALDPVPRERLEKVQKEAQRIIGLVRNLLKVAHRDTRQRTRVDLHALLRETAALRRHDFSRAGWEIRLNFPVESLFVEANELEIQQVFLNFLNNAYDAMKETARDPVVAIRTARERDRAVISFEDGGPGMKDPAKVFDPFYTTKEVGKGTGLGLSITHAIIQSHGGSIAAENRAEGGARFTVALQLAPALSEPAPAVPAAPAAGARQALPATVLVVEDEPVILDLQLAILASSGATAVGARSGEEAIAQLQRRDFDLIVSDLKMPGKVSGQDLFEWVRSNCPRCIGGFIFVTGDSASDETRAFLERAGRPYLMKPFTVEAYVTDLRSTYQALRPAA; encoded by the coding sequence CAACCAGCGCGAGCTCCTCTGGACCTCGCGGCTGATGACGCAATCGCCGACGCTGCGCGCCGCCATGGAAACCTACGAGTCGGAAATGGCCTCCAGCCCGGAGCGGCGGGCCGATCTGCTCGCCACGATCCAGACCGAGCTGGATCGGATCCGCTCCCTGCTGGGCAAGGATCTCGCCGCCATCACCGACTCGCAGGGGGATTTGCTGGCGGTCAGCACCGCCTCTCCCGAGACGCCGGAATCCGATCTCGGCGCCGCCTCCCTGGAACGCCTGTTGGCCGGCCCGACCCGGATGGAAGGGCCCGAGACGGTCGTGGGCCGGCTGGGGCGGCACATCTACCAGATGGGCTGCGTTCCGATCGTGCTGCAGGATTTCGTGATCGGCAGCCTGTCGCTGGGCGAGCGTCTCGATGAAGGCTTCCTGACGGGATTGAAGGATTCCCTGCAAAGCGAGGTCGTCCTGGCGGCGGGCCCGGCCATTCTGGGATCTACTCTCGACTCCGGAAGGCTCGGCGCCGTTCCGGCGAGCCTGTCGGCTGCCCGCTCAGGGCCGGAAGACGACCGGGCGGAGCTGCTGCGCCTGGGCGAGGAGGAATTCGTGGCTGCCTCGCTCTCCCTGGGACCTGACGCCGACGGCAAGCCGGTGACGCTGGTCCTGCTCCAATCCCTGACGCACGCCGCCGCCTCGGCGACGCGCACGCTGCGCGACACCCTGCTGGCATGCGGGCTGCTCGCCCTCGTCCTGGCCGGCGCCGCCGCCTGGGCGACCTCCCGATCGATCCTGCGTCCATTCCACCGCTTCGTCGCCTTCATGCGCCGCGTGGCTCAGGGAAACGATCACTCCCTGCGCTTCGAGGAGAGCGTCGGGAGCCCCGAGGTCAGCACGCTGAACGACGCCTACAACCTCCTGATGGAATCGCTGCAGGCGCGCGAGCGCGAGCTGCTGCTGCACGCCCGCGAGGAGCTGGACCGCGTGGAGCGCCTCAAGGAATCGGAAAAGCTCGCCTCCCTCGGAAGGATGCTGGCGGGCGCGGCGCACGAGATCAACAACCCCCTCACCGGGGTGGTGGGCAACCTCGACCTGGTGCTGCGTGGCGCTGCGCTCGATCCGGTGCCGCGCGAGCGTCTGGAAAAAGTCCAGAAAGAAGCGCAGCGGATCATCGGGCTCGTCCGCAATCTGCTCAAGGTGGCGCACCGCGACACTCGCCAGCGGACCCGGGTCGACCTGCACGCCCTGCTGCGCGAGACGGCGGCCCTGCGACGGCACGACTTCTCGCGCGCCGGATGGGAGATACGCCTCAACTTTCCGGTTGAGTCGCTGTTCGTGGAGGCAAACGAGCTGGAGATCCAGCAGGTCTTCCTCAATTTCCTCAACAACGCCTACGACGCCATGAAGGAGACGGCGCGCGATCCGGTGGTCGCCATCCGCACCGCGCGCGAGAGGGATCGGGCGGTGATCAGCTTCGAGGACGGCGGTCCCGGCATGAAAGACCCCGCCAAGGTCTTCGATCCTTTCTACACCACCAAGGAGGTGGGGAAAGGAACCGGGCTCGGCTTGAGCATCACACACGCCATCATCCAGAGCCACGGCGGAAGCATCGCCGCCGAGAACCGCGCCGAGGGGGGCGCCCGGTTCACCGTGGCGCTGCAACTCGCCCCGGCGCTGTCGGAGCCCGCGCCCGCCGTACCGGCGGCACCGGCTGCCGGCGCCCGCCAGGCATTGCCCGCGACGGTTCTGGTGGTGGAGGACGAGCCGGTCATCCTGGACCTGCAGCTGGCCATCCTGGCCTCGTCGGGAGCCACCGCCGTGGGGGCGCGCAGCGGCGAGGAGGCGATCGCCCAGCTGCAACGGCGCGATTTCGATCTCATCGTGTCGGATTTGAAGATGCCCGGGAAGGTGTCGGGCCAGGATCTTTTCGAGTGGGTGCGCAGCAACTGCCCCCGATGCATCGGGGGTTTCATCTTCGTCACCGGCGACAGTGCCAGCGACGAAACGCGGGCGTTCCTGGAGAGGGCGGGACGTCCCTATCTCATGAAGCCCTTCACGGTGGAAGCCTATGTCACGGACCTGCGCTCGACCTACCAAGCCCTCCGGCCCGCAGCCTGA